The Salvelinus sp. IW2-2015 linkage group LG4q.2, ASM291031v2, whole genome shotgun sequence genome includes the window ggcaggtggagagagtgaaccaggatgtgggtaggtttctgcagtCTTATtgtcaggaccggccaggggagtgggtggcgttcgtgccctgggccgaggtGGCTCAGatctcgctccgccactcctccactaacctctcgtccttggggtaccagccggttctggcgccttggcatcagagtcagaccgaggctcctgcggtgcaTGACTGGTTCAGGCGCGCAGAGGAGACCTGGGATGCCTCCCATGTTCACCTCCAGTgggccgtgctgcgccagaagGCCAGCGCAGactgtcaccgcagtgaggccccgaaacttgcccctccgcctgccctgccggaagctggggccgcagtttgtggggccattttaAAGTGCTGAGGAGACTGTACGAGGTTAGTTACcagttacagcttccccccgattaccatgttaacccctcgttccatgtctctctcctcaggccggtggtggtgggcccgctccaggagtctgaggtgcgggaggttcctccgccccctttggacatcgagggggcacCGGCGTACTCCGTTTGCGCCATACTGGATTTGATGCGAGGGGCCTTCattacctcgtggactgggaggggtacggtccggaggagagatgctgggtcccGGGGGAGGATGTTTTGGACCCTTctatgctgcgggagttccaccgtcttcgcCCGGATCGCcctgtcaatatttgcagtgttgacccttctttttcaagacctctgcaatccgccttggcatgctgtcaattaacttctgggccacatcctgactgatggcagcccattcttgcataatcaatgcttggagtttgtcagaatttgtggaattttgtttgtccacccgcctcttgaggattgaccacaaattctcaatgagattaaggtctggggagtttcctggccatggacccaaaatatcgatgttttgttccctgagccacttagttatcacttttgccttatggcaaggtgctccatcatgctggaaaaggcattgttcatcagcaaactgtttgtaccattctttattcatggctgtgttcttaggcaaacttgtgagtgagcccactcccttggctgagaagcaaccccacacatgcaTGGTCTTAGGAtgttttactgttggcatgacacaggactgatggtagcgctcaccttgtcttctccggacaagctttttttccggctgccccaaacaattggaaaggggattcatcagagaaaatgacttttccccagtcctcagcagtccaatccctgtaccttttgcagaatatcagtctgtccctgatgtttttcctggagagaagtggcttctttgctgcccttcttgacaccaggccatcctccaaaagtcttcgcctcactgtgcgtgccgATGCActtacacctgcctgctgccattcctgagcaagctctgtactggtggtgccacgatcccgcagctgaatcaactttaggagacggtcctggcgcttgctggacattcttgggtgacctgaagccttcttcacaacaattgaaccgctctccttgaagttcttgatgatccgataaatggttgatttaggtgcaatcttactggcagtaatatccttgcctgtgaagacctttttgtgcaaagcaataatgacggcacatgtttccttgcaagTAACCATGGTKgacagaggaagaacaatgattccaagcaccaccctccttttgaagcttccagtctgttattcgaactcaatcagcttGACAGAgttatctccagccttgtcctcgtcaacactcacacctgtgttaacgagagaatcactgacatgatgtcagctggtccttttgtggcagggctgaaatgcaatggaaatgttttgggggggattcagttcatttgcatggcaaagagggactttgcaatgaattgcaagTCATCTGATcattcttcataacattctggagtatatacaaattgccatcatacaaactgaggcagcagactttgtgaaaattaatatttgtgtcattctcaaaacttttagccACGACTGTATACCGTAGCTAATACAAATCACCGGGAGACATTTTTCAACTAACCTTTACTTGACAATACTTTCTTTGTTCCCGATTCGGAAGTAGCTTGTCTCTTTTATAAATGTCTGTGAACAGTTTCAAGTAGGTcctttttaaattaattaaaatatTAAATCTACTTTTTGTACAAAGTGAGAAATGCCTCTTGCATGTGTTTGGGTCACATGGCTGCATTGCTTAGAACTGATAGTTCCTGCAAATATGTTGGGAAGTGCGAGATGCCTTCCAGCTAAAATGGTGAGGGAACTCCTCACGAATATTAACTTTTTATTGGAGTTCCACCTGTAACTAGAAACAGGCGTTTCYGAATTGATATCGAAGAAAGTAATACCAAGTAAAAATTGGTCTAGAATTGGCTCTTTACCCTTAACACTAGCAGCATGTCAACAGCTATCCACAAGCTGTAACAGCTTATGTTGGACTACTTCATAtgatttattagctagctaacgttaggttgcTCATTGTGATgcaccgatatccgatattttccttgccaaaaaaaacgataccgatatttaccattttagcggccttttaagcattctagtacagttaaatagttaatacacacatggacgcagcggtctaaggcactgcttctcagtgcaagatgcgtcactacagtccctggttcaaatccaggctgtatcacatccggccgtgattgggagtcccatagtgcggcgcacaattggcccagcatcgtccgggccatcattgtaaataagaatttgttcttaactgacttgcctagttaaatcaaggttacacacacaccacactgaccaaaaagttattttgttggcatttacatatgtccccattaccagtcaaacataatcaaaacctatttctttcatttccttgctgtgctgttttgttgttcagtcatttcattctcaaccaggatttctatttctatgccgtttgggtctttgcgtgtcataAAACGATACAATTCAAATAACAcgatttgacacgtcaaataacgcGACATctgtttttagctagctaactatatagctaggtgtcatctaaaataaccctcatttataagacagttcttatttgattaatggtggtcggacccatctgtgAAGCTAaacacaataaggattagccacaatagtggatttTGCGGTTAGCCGTCAAAAtcaaagtatggcataattctatttgtattcatttgcattactgtcaattacataattttattttaaaggcaaaccgcaaattccactattgtgcctaatccttattgtggcttgCTTCACAACCCCAGTGCGTtcagcctcactagccagatgcaGCCAGCTGACTGCTTATAACGTTRgctttgggcaacagggttaagtagctggctagctatttattctCATGAACcaaagttcaatttcaataggcgaacaacaagtggcaacctagctaatacttacccACAAGGATTCCTAATCATTGCTAAGAAWaatgaaaatgactgcaggttctactggtcattgtttcaggctggttgtattggtgctagctaggtaccaagctaaagctagttaccccagaagttgcggtcgaacaaattatgctttattaccaacgcggtattgtaaacacatcgttcgtggccggtgtttgcttgtttgcagatttttttgtacagctttgatagtgctactgtatcttttttcacacgcaaagacccaaacgacgttccatagtatgtatgtcgtgaagctaatagcagtgacgctattactgtgtaactccagtagggcaacatctgaaaaatagcgcactttgTAGTGTtgaccggtgctcgaccagtcggcgaaagccaacatcaccaacaacagagaacggttgattgtcaagggcaatgaattccatatCTTGGCTTTagtggatttcgcctttgagttgtctcgctgaaattttgttactctttcaaatgactgctcgatccacacagcagacattgtgggctagtttaggaatgctgtgttgcacatatAGCGtaaaattttacgtggcgtcattatgtcacgtacctacgttatataggtatgcacgtcagctttgacatcggttttgcacatcgggatgttaaactagacattggcCGATTCCggtgttggcatttttagctaatatcggccgattccgatatgttcaccgatatatcgtgcatccctagttgcTAGCTAAACTCCTCTTCGTGTGTCTCATTTCTCAAGGTAAAAGACTTGGGTTGTTCTTGATTTGCGGTGGCATTTACGTTCCTTGCCtttgcaaccatgaaaaacacttaaaatgaCTAACAGTTACACatcatacatgtttttgtttatattgaaCTGTCCCACTTGCTACTACACCTTTTCATGAATCTAGTGTGTGTTGTATACAGATATTGAACTTGACCCACCTACATAATATCTGTTGTCATTATTCTAGGATTGTGAGGACAGTGCCAGCATGTCTCTTCCCCACCACCCTGATCCCGAACGTACAGagtcactgggtcctgattgtAACAGTGGAACTCTTGCACTGTTGCTGGAAGACTGCATTAATCTGCTGGGGACAAATGCAGAGTCTATGAAACTGGAGGAGGTAGCGTAGTAAGCCTACATTACCAAGTGATGtagtttgtcagtgtttattaGTCCATTTGACACCACCTACACTctgtttatgttgtgtttattttaggATTGTGAGGACATTTCCAGCATGTCTCTTCCCCACCAACCCGAGCCCAATATGCCCCTCAAGTGGGTAACAGTACTGCTGCAAGACTGCAGGAAATCACTGAGTCCTGGCTGTAACAGTGGAGCTCAGTGGACACTACTGCCTCTCAAGAGAGTTAGAGTACAGGTGGAGGACTGCAGGAAGAAGCTGGGGCCAAATGCACAATCTATACAAGTTGAGGTTGTTGATAGCAAAGGATCAACTCATCCAGGTATTTGATCAAATTTGCAAACCCTTATTATGCATTTGGTTATATTTGACTTGTGTTGGTGAACTTGATGCTGACTCTCTTCTTTGTGTAGCCCAAGACCCCCTCCCTCACACAGGTGTAAAGCCCAACCAACATGGAGAGCTTGGAGAGAATTCATCTGCATCAACCGAACATGGAGAGATC containing:
- the LOC111963124 gene encoding uncharacterized protein isoform X3, producing MDCEDSASMSLPHHPDPERTESLGPDCNSGTLALLLEDCINLLGTNAESMKLEEDCEDISSMSLPHQPEPNMPLKWVTVLLQDCRKSLSPGCNSGAQWTLLPLKRVRVQVEDCRKKLGPNAQSIQVEVVDSKGSTHPAQDPLPHTGVKPNQHGELGENSSASTEHGEISAPGELGENSSATNLKLKDADKTKRPHHCSQCG